Genomic segment of Prionailurus viverrinus isolate Anna chromosome B4, UM_Priviv_1.0, whole genome shotgun sequence:
ccccgctcgctcgctcgccaGGAATCCGCACGCACGAGGCTAAGAAGTTCTCCCAGTGTCTGACGTACTACCCGTCCGCTGTATTTGCAACCTGACCCTCGGGAGCTGCCTGAGAGGCAAAAGGTGACGAAGAGTAGAAATATCCCACACCCTTTCAGTATacacacccaccaccaccaccggcACTCACCGAGAGCATCTCAACCTTACTTCCAGGGCTACCCACCCTCCCGTTTCCTGATAGCTCCTGTCTGCAGCTGCACCTCCCAGTGACGAGGGTCAAGTTGAGGCTGACAAAGCCTTGGATGCCCAGAAGCTGCGTTTAGACACCCTCCACCCCATCTCCTTTTAGACTTTCCTGTACAGTTGGGGTCCCtctgcctgccttccccacctcccaccaccgCCCAGCCCCCTTTCCCTTTACATTTTTTCCTCGGGAAAGCGTCTTCTAAAAcacagagccccccccccgcGCACCCTACCCCCCCCGCCGGAGTTCTCCTCTGGTCGCTCCGGGGGAGGAGAGTCTGCGAGGCTCTGTGCGAACCCCCATGCTGCAGAGAAAGACGCCTCGCCCCTGCGCTGAGTCAGCCCGAGCGGGACCAGGCGCTCGCCGGTCTTCTCcgaggggcgggcggggcggcTTGGGGCGGCTCGGGCAGCAGGCTCGGCGGGGGTAggggggccgccgcctcccctgcccccaccgaGGTCCCAAGGGGAGGGGATCCCTAGGCGGGAGGCCTGTCCCTTTAAGGAGGCGGCCCTGCCTGGGTGTGCCCGTCTCCATGGTTACCCCGGTGCAGGCGGCGGGCGccggaggaagggagggaggctgcCTCCTCTCCCCGACAGACCGAGGGAGCTGCGGGGACCCGGCGCCGAGCGGAGCCCGAGCGGGAGCCGACCCGCAGCCGAAACGGGAGCCGcggccgctgccgccgccgccgcgagcGGAAGGTGCGGAGAGCGCGGCGAGCGCGGAGTCTGGAGCCCGGCATTCGTGGGCGGCCAGGACGCGAGAGGCCGCGCGCCATGCTCCGGGCCCCGACGGCGGGGACGCCCCCTCGCGCACCGGCTGCTGGCCGGGCCTGCGAACCCGGGGTGGGTTTCAGCCTCCGACGGCTGCGCTAGGGGGCGCGGGGCCCGGTGGGGGGCGGCCGAGCTGGGCGCCCTCCCCCGGCGCTGAGCCCCCGCGCCCCGGAGGGATGGGGCAGGCGGCCACGGCCGCCTAAGATGCCGGCCATGCGGGGACTCCTGGCGCCGCAGAACACCTTCCTGGACACCATCGCCACGCGCTTCGACGGCACGCGTGAGTCTGACCTTCACTCCAGTGGCTCCCAGAGAAGCCGTTCCTTGCCAGGGTTCCCGCAGGTCCCGCTCCCCGACATCTCAGCCTGGCTCCTTCCCGTTCTCACCCTCTGTCCCCAACGCCCTGATTGTAGCCGGGACCACCATCTCCTTCCAGACGCCGTTTCCCAAAAGGTCCAGGGTGAACTTTACACGAGGCTGGGCAAGACGGCCAGAAGTCTCAGGGTTTGGGGCCCCGGATGCTATTTGTTTGCTAGAGATCGAACCCCTACCTAGTCAATCTAACCCACCCTGTTCCTGAGTCTGGCGCTATCCCACCGACTAACATAGAagtggaggggcggggtggggggcgagggAGAGGAGCGGTGCTCAGGGACAGCCTGAGGGTTCAAAAATCAGATTTAGGAAAAAGGTTTGCAAAGGAGATAGAGTAGGCGGGATTTAGGAGCACACTGTTTGTCCAAGCTCACCTCACCGCCTAAACTCACCAGCCTAAACCCACAGGACCCCCCTAGACCCCCAAAGATAGGTTCGGGTATTCCTACCAAGATTGGGGAAGTTTGGAGTAGGCGACCAGAGCTTCTGGATCCTGGGTTTCCAGGGCTCTGAGCACAGGGAAAGTCGTGaaaccccccctccctccttctcctgctccctCACACTCACCCCCAGTGGGGCTTCCCAGTTCTCTGCTTGGCACActtcatggtcttgcagttcctGATAGGTGGTGGGAGCCCATCACTGAGCAGCCCCCtgccccaatacacacacacacacacacacacacacacacacacacacacacacacactggcttcTCCATCCTGCAGCCTGCTGATTCagtgccccccactccccaatACATTGCTGGCTTCAGGCAGTGCTGTGCAGCTACCATGCTTACACCCCCATTCTTGATCACATTCACTAATTCCTGAGCCCCGTCAGGCAGCTGGGGTTCAAAAAAGTACAGGCTGAATGGTGGCCTGGACCGCCTCCCATCCAGGTGGGTTCCAGTGAGAGGAGCCAGACAGCCATGAATGGACCTGGCAGAGGTATGAGTGGGGCTGTGGCTGCCTAGAGCTGGTTGTGCAGCCCTCTTTGGGCATCCCAGCCCTACCCTATACCCCAAGCTGCTCAGGACTTGGTCCAGAGGGCACAGTTCCCACACAGGGCCCCATTCACCAACCTCGGTGTTGATTCctgaatatacacatacacacatggctAGGAGTGGACCCTTGCAGGGCACTGGTACACAGGTGACACACTGATTCCTGTTTATAAACCGCACCTGCCTGCCCTaaccccagacacacacacacacacacacacacacacacatacacacacacacacagaattcttGGGTTTCGTGACACCCACCCTTTGGTTGCAGGCATTTAGGAAAGAGGGGTGGTAGACccggtgcccccccaccccatgcctccTCTGAGAGGTGCTCTCTTGCAGACAGTAACTTCGTGCTGGGCAATGCCCAGGTGGCGGGGCTCTTCCCCGTGGTCTACTGCTCTGATGGCTTCTGCGACCTCACGGGTTTCTCCCGGGCCGAGGTCATGCAGCGGGGCTGCGCCTGCTCCTTCCTCTATGGGCCAGACACCAGTGAGCTTGTCCGCCAACAGATCCGCAAGGCGCTGGATGAGCACAAGGAGTTCAAGGCTGAGCTGATCCTGTACCGGAAGAGCGGTGAGGGGCCACCTGGCCAGCCCACCTCACTTTTGAGGCCTCACCCAGCCTGGCACCCACTCCATCCACTGCCCTTGGGTTCCATCCCCATCTTCTCCATCTCCCCATCCCGTCCTGTCTTCCCACATCCCCTTACTTTCCCCGCCCCATCCACTGTCCCTTGGCTTCTCTCTTCCATCCCCACCTCAGCCTCAGTCTCCACTCAATTTCCAATCTTGAGTTTCCCACCTCAGCGGAAAAATGTCCCGGTCTCAGTAGGACAGGTCTATGAACACACATGTCTGATGGTCATCTCTGCTCTCCTttgccttcccccaccctctctgttCCATCAAGCCCTGTCCTAAATGGAGCCAGGCCGCCGCTCCACTCCCAGAAAAGCCCCCATCCTGCTTGTGTCTTGGCGGGGGGTGGCAGTGGAACCTCTGTCACCTCGGGCAAGGTGGAGAACAGGAGCTAGGCTAAGTCTGTCTTTGTGCCCAGGGCTCCCATTCTGGTGTCTCCTCGATGTGATACCCATAAAGAATGAGAAAGGGGAGGTGGCCCTCTTCCTGGTCTCTCACAAGGATATCAGTGACACCAAGAACCGAGGGGGCCCTGACAATTGGAAGGAGACAGGTGGGTGCCCGTGGGGCTGTTGATTTTAGGTGCTGTGGGTGGGGCCTTGGCACCCAGCTTGGGCTCACGGGTCCCCCCACCCTCTTGCACTCATTGAGTCCCACTTTGCTGGGTGAGAGGCCTGTGCTGCTCTCATCTCCACATGCCCAGATATGGAAAGCTTGTTTCCAAAGAGACCAGTTGAGACAAAGTTGGAGTTTTGAAGTCAACTTTACTAAGAAACGGAAAGCAAACAAACTCCGCTAGTGCCTGCGAAGTACCATTTTCGGACCAATTAGTGGGGCCCAGTGCAGACCCACTTGGTACCTTTCCCTCATACAGAGCTGACTGGGAGCCCCATCCAAAGCCCTCTTTTAGTCCCTGGGACCTTTCCCCTCTTGTATCCTCCAAGGACTGGGGAGGCCTTACGGCCAGCTCACAAGGCTGTCATTGGGGGCAGCTGGGGATGCTGGGGGTACTCTCCATccccccctacccaccccccagccctgggaACCACCTCCCCACTCCTGTCTCAGGCCTTTCCCTATGGAGATCCTCTCCTGCCTTTGCCTTAATCCAGACCTCCTTCTCCTGCAAGTTGGCATGGGGAAGAGTGTCTATAAGTGCCCCTGGAAGTGAGGGGAAGAGTGTCTATAAGTGCCCCTGGAAGTGAGGATGCTGGAGTCCCCAGCTCTAAACAGACTAACCAGTCAATGAGTCAGACTGGCCCAGGTCATGGGCCAGCAACTGGTGTCCTCCACACAAGACCCTAGCTAGGGGGTGTGGGCACTCCCCCCACCATCCTCACGGGCCGCTCTTTTGCAGGTGGTGGCCGGCGCCGATATGGCCGGGCAGGAGCCAAAGGTTTCAATGCCAACCGGCGGCGGAGCCGGGCTGTGCTCTACCACCTGTCTGGGCACCTGCAGAAGCAGCCCAAGGGCAAGCACAAGCTCAATAAGGTGGATTGCGCATAagggtgtgtgtttggggggcgGGGCACCGTAGGGGCAGGCTgaggagatggaggaggggaACTAAGCCCAGCACAGAGAGGATGTCCAGGGGACCACCTAGGCCCCACCAGCACTTTGGGGTTGTGACTGAGGGAGGGAATGTCAGATGCCTGATCCATCAAAGATAGAGTCTTGGCCCTGGAGTCAGATGGGACTTGGATCAATGTCGGCTCTTCCCCTAAACGGCTGTGTGCCCTCAGCTAAGTCAGTGGGCTCTCTGATCCTCAGTCTTTTGATCTGTAACATGAGGGCCCTAATGCCCGTGTCAGAGGTTGCTTTGAGTatgcagggagagaaaggaggtggCTGCCTGTCCCAGACCCTATCCAACTCAGCTTCTATAAATTTCCTGTCCTCCCTGGCTGGACCTGCCCTGCTCCCCTCAGGGGGTGTTTGGGGAGAAGCCAAACTTGCCTGAGTACAAAGTAGCAGCCATCCGAAAGTCACCCTTCATCCTGCTGCACTGTGGGGCACTGAGGGCCACTTGGGACGGCTTCATCCTGCTTGCCACCCTCTACGTGGCTGTCACCGTGCCCTACAGCGTGTGTGTGAGCACAGCCCGGGAGCCCAGCGCCGCCCGCAGTGCCCCCAGCGTCTGTGATCTGGCTGTGGAGGTCCTCTTCATTCTTGGTACGTGTGCCCtgtgcctcccaccccaccccatgccgGGCACCCCTCGGGCTTTGATGGGGATAGTCTGCATGGTTTCCTGTGCCTGCTGACAAGTGTCCCCCACGCCCTCCCCCTGTTAGTGACCTGTGGGCTTTGAAATCAAACCTAGGTTCCAAACATACCTCTACTGCTAATGGGTTATATGACCCTGAGCTGATGGTAGCCtctccaagtctcagtttctccCTCCATCAAATGGGCATAACAGTATCCACCCTTTAGAGTTCTGTATGAACTACGATGGTAGGGGGCCCCAGGCCATGTCAGATACCCAGTAAAGTGTCAATGCCCAGTAAGGTGTGGCCCCTCCGCTACCCCATGCTGAGTCCCACCCCGACTTCTTGCAGACATCGTGCTGAATTTCCGCACCACATTTGTGTCCAAGTCAGGCCAGGTGGTATTTGCCCCAAAGTCCATTTGCCTCCACTACGTCACCACTTGGTTCCTGCTGGATGTCATCGCGGCGCTGCCCTTTGACCTGCTACATGCCTTCAAGGTCAACGTGGTCAGTGTGGCTGGATTGGGTGGGCTTTGGGGCAGGGCTGGCGGGGCCGGCCCTGGGGTGacctccctgtctccccccacctcagTACTTTGGGGCCCACCTGCTGAAGACGGTGCGGCTGCTGCGGCTGCTGCGGCTGCTCCCGCGGCTGGACCGCTACTCGCAGTACAGTGCTGTGGTGCTCACCCTGCTCATGGCTGTGTTCGCCCTGCTCGCCCACTGGGTGGCCTGCGTCTGGTTCTACATCGGCCAGCTGGAGATCGAGAGCAGTGCCTCGGAGCTGCCGGAGATCGGTACCAGAGGCTTCCGGCgaggggggcggcgggggaggggagagtgtgtgtggacatatgtaacagaggaatatgtctgctcgagtgtgtgtgtgtcagggaaATGTGAGTCCACGGGTGTGTTTGTGAGCTGATATGGGGGGTCAGGGATGTGTGCAAGTCTGCATGTGTATCTGGGGCATACATGcaagtaggtgtgtgtgtgtgagaagaaTGTGGGGgctggtgtgtgcgtgtgtgtgtgcgtgtgtgcgcacgtgcacaCAGGTGTGACTGTGACAGAGCCACTACCTTGAGGTAGGCCTGTTCTTCAGCAGCCAGGCATAGTGGAGAAAGCCTGGTGGGCCCGGGGGAGTCCTACTCACCCATCATGCCCTCCTTGTGGCCTTAGCCTTTGTCACATTCTTCAGGCCTCTGCCCAGCTGAGAATCAACCCTTCTCAGGAGAAGGCCGTGCAGGGAGCCACTGCCCTGGGTACTTCTGGTGCCTGGTGCTTTTGCACCACCCTCTTGGAATCCCGCCCCCCACACCTTGCCCTCTAAGGCCTTTCCCCACTCTTGTTATATGCAGGCCCATCCCTCTCAGctgcttctctgccctcccccaggcctAAAATGcagcctttctctctgctccgCTGGTGTACTCACTCTCCTTCACTTCACCTCTACTTCCACTCCTCCCTCTGCTCGCCTCCCACTCACATCTTAACTCCTGCCAGGAaggctcccacccccacctctccacccAAAATGGTACCCAGCAGGTTGCAGTGACCTCCTAGGGCCAAACCCGCATCCCCTTGAAGTCCCTGTGGCACCTGACTCTGCTAACCACACCCCTTTGAACTGCTCTACCCCTCTGCCCTGAGCAATGAGGCCCTCCGTCAGCCTCCTCCGCCCTggccctgtctcctcccctcACCTTGTCCCCTGTCATTCCATGGTGCCACTAAACCAGCTCAACCTCCATCCTTCCTCTAACTCTGAACCATTCTGTTCCAGCCAGTTCTAACTCTTCATACCCTGAGGCTCCAAAACCGAACACACCTTCTTCCTCCCTTGCCCTCCAGCCCTCTGGTGGCTTCCCAGGAACTGGCCTGTATTGCTTGTTCCAGTCCATGGGCAGCAGGCCAGCTGCTCAGATGGCCTTGCATGACCATCTGCTCCTTGGTGGGGTCACCAGGAGTCCAGCTGGGCCTTAGAAACGTGCTCCGATCAGTTCCCAGGGCCAAGGAGGCTCTTGCAAATCCTCTCTCCCTTGCCAAGCCCGCGGAGACTGGTGTGTGGCCCAGAGGCCCACTTGGATATTCCCCAAAGCTCTAGTTGCCGAGCACACGGAATCGGGCTGCTGCAGGCAGTGTCAGCTCCTTGGCACCTGCCCTTCCCAGAGGGAGGCTGTGATGGAGGCGGACACAGCGACACGGTCAGTGGGCCGGGAGATAGATAATAGTGATGCAAAGCTCTGATCCCAAAGTGGGCTGAGACACCATATCCCCAGGTCAGTTTGCACCCAAATAGGGCCACTCTTGAGTCTCCGGTCCCTGTGGCTCCTTTGTTCTGACCACCTCACAGAGGCTGCTCAGCTGATGGGAAGAATATCTTTGGCTCTTGGAGGGGCTCTGAGTCCCGCCATGGAGAATATGGGCAAGTGGGGGGCTGGCTGTTTTGCAGATATTCATATTAATTCTTGCACCCTAAGTTCTGGagtaatttcattctattttggGCTGGTACTAGCTCACATTAGGGGAGTTTCCAAGTCcttcttcacatcatcttccccTTCTTGTTTCTCCAGAGAAGCGACTCCCCAGCTGGGTCAGAGCCACACCCAGACCTCCCAGAGTCCAGCCCCAGAAGGGATTTCTGGAGGGGAAGTGGCGCCCCCTTCTGGTCTGGCTCTGGTCTGGCTCTGGGAGGTCCCTGCCCCCGGCTTCCCTGCCTGGGTTCTGCCTTGCTGTGGGTGGTGTAGACACAGAGTTCCTTCCCCCTATTCCCTTTAGCCCCATAGAGATGGGCTGCATTTTCAAAAGATTGTACTAAATGCTGAGGGAGATCACTCGGGGCATTTCTCGACGAAAGCCACTGGCCTCCGGAACAGCTTCCCCGCACCACCAGCTCCAGGAGCTGCCAATGCCCCATGGCCAAGACAGAGAGGACAGGCCCCTCTGGAACCTTCCCCTCATCCTCCTGCTTCTCACCCCTTGCTGCCCACTCTCCTTACCTGGAACTGGCTTCAACTCGGGCCCAGCTGAAGAGCGACTGACGAGCTTGGCACACTCCCGCGAATCCTTGCAGCACACGTCGAGTCACAGGAGAGCAAGTCCTCACCTTGGCTCAGGCCTTGACACATCTCCTCAAATTCCTTAGCAGGGAATTTGATGCCCCCAGTATGAACCGCACACTCCAGCTAAGCTGACCTACTGCTTGCACGTGTCACCATCCCTAGGGATGGCCCAATATGGTCCTTCCCTAAATCGGGAACAACCTTCTCTCAGTTTCTCTGAGTCAAAACCCTAGCCATCCTTGGAGACCAAACACCAATGTCCTCTCTTCTGGGGAGCGCTCTAGCCCTAACCCATAGCATGTCCGTTTGAGCCCTATCACATGGCCCTCGGGTGTTGTGCCTGAGGCACATGTTTGTGAGATCGCTTAATAAACAGgtctgggggtgaggaggggtgtAGAGATGGCAGGGAGAGTGTGTGTAAGGCGTTCGGGAGAGTGTGGAGCAGAGACGCTGGGTGTGTCAAGGTGGGAGTGGCAGAGTGCATGTGGAGAGGTGAGTTCCATTGCAGCCACAGACCCTGAGccccctctctgcacctgccctctgTGTCTCCACCCTAGATCagccctctctcccttgctccccgTGACCCCTGGTTCTGCCAGGATCCCTGGGACCTCTGTGGACCCCAGGAACCCCCATCCAACACCCTAGAGTTCCCACAAGCTTCCAGCTGGGCTCAGAGTGACTGTGGGTAGCCAGAGCTCCTGAGAGAGCCCAGTACTCAGCTCCACCTCCTGCCAAGTCCAAGCCAGAGAGTGTGGGATTGATGGGGGGGACTGGGGCACTCTCAGCTTCTGCCCAGTGTCCCAGGCTGACCCATGTCTGCATGTGTGCTCAGGAGCctctgtgtgtgcacaggtgCCTGCCTGTTTGTGGCCTTTGAGTGTGCTTACCTGTGTGCTCGTGTTCGCCTCGCCTACCTGGGTGTCTGAGTGCAAGCACCTGTGTGCCCTTGTCTCTCTCCCAAGTGCGCTCAGGCTTTTCCTGTGTGAGTGGCTGTGGCTGTGCACCTGTGAATGTGCTCATACGTGTGTGTCCTCATCCTCTCAACTGCAGAGCACGTCTGTGGCCTTGATGGTGCGTATGCACGCGTCCACGGTGTGCTTGAGAATGCGAACATGGGGTTGGGTGGTTTGTGTGGTcgtggaaggggtgagggggaagCAGCCTTTGGGAGCAGGTGAGcccagagaaagagcaagaggagTCTGGGTGGACAGGGCAGAGGAGGTGGCCTCACCTCTCCGTCCCTGGGAACAAGACTGGCCGGTGCGGGCCCTGTGCCCCTCCAGCCGGGCCCGTTGGCTGGGATCAGTGGCAGCCACGGGAGAGAGGGTGCAATGCGCCTTGCTCCCTTCTCAGCACCAGCAGACGCCGGCTGGAGAGACGACAGCCTCGTCCTCACGTGCTTGTCTTGGTCAGGGCTGAGGGGGTGGACAGGGTGTGCTGGACCGGCAGAGGAGGAAAGTGGTGGGAAGACATGGGGGGGGGTCTGCATCCACATGGCCCCCGCCCCGGGGGAAGCAGTGGGCACACGTGCGCCTGTGGTGTGGCAGTGCCGTCCCGCTTGCTTAGGTgtgccctgtcccctccccaggctggCTGCAGGAGCTGGCCCGCCGACTCGAGACCCCCTACTACCTGGTGGGCCGCAGCCCTGTGGCAGGGAACAGCTCCGGCCAGAACGACAACTGTAGCAGCGTCAGCGGGGAGGCCAACAGGACGGGGCTGGAGCTCCTGGGCGGCCCCTCGCTACGCAGCGCCTACATCACCTCCCTCTACTTCGCGCTCAGCAGCCTCACCAGCGTGGGCTTCGGCAACGTGTCCGCCAACACGGACACCGAGAAGATCTTCTCCATCTGCACCATGCTCATTGGCGGTGAGGCCTGCTGCTCTCCCTGTCCTGGGCCCACTCTCAGACTTGTGGCTCCAGGTGGCCCCAACACCCCGCCTCCCCCCAGGGCCCCAAGGTCCTTCTCAGAGGTTCTTCTGCTTTTGGGGACTGAAGGAACACAGAGCCAGGGCCAGGGGAGTCCCATGTGGCTGCAGGACTCCCTGCCACACAGCGGCCCGTGTCTTGCCTAGGAGACTTggatggtgggagggaggacagatGTGTCCAGCGTGGTGTCAGGCCGGGCCTGGAGGTGACCCCCTCTCgccaccctccccagccctgatGCACGCGGTGGTGTTTGGGAACGTGACGGCCATCATCCAGCGCATGTACGCCCGCCGCTTTCTGTACCACAGCCGCACCCGTGACCTCCGAGACTACATCCGCATCCACCGCATCCCCAAGCCCCTCAAGCAGCGCATGCTCGAGTACTTCCAGGCGACGTGGGCTGTGAACAACGGTATCGACACCACTGAGGTGCGCAGGCCTCCAGGGCTGTCCCTTCCA
This window contains:
- the KCNH3 gene encoding potassium voltage-gated channel subfamily H member 3 isoform X1; its protein translation is MPAMRGLLAPQNTFLDTIATRFDGTHSNFVLGNAQVAGLFPVVYCSDGFCDLTGFSRAEVMQRGCACSFLYGPDTSELVRQQIRKALDEHKEFKAELILYRKSGLPFWCLLDVIPIKNEKGEVALFLVSHKDISDTKNRGGPDNWKETGGGRRRYGRAGAKGFNANRRRSRAVLYHLSGHLQKQPKGKHKLNKGVFGEKPNLPEYKVAAIRKSPFILLHCGALRATWDGFILLATLYVAVTVPYSVCVSTAREPSAARSAPSVCDLAVEVLFILDIVLNFRTTFVSKSGQVVFAPKSICLHYVTTWFLLDVIAALPFDLLHAFKVNVYFGAHLLKTVRLLRLLRLLPRLDRYSQYSAVVLTLLMAVFALLAHWVACVWFYIGQLEIESSASELPEIGWLQELARRLETPYYLVGRSPVAGNSSGQNDNCSSVSGEANRTGLELLGGPSLRSAYITSLYFALSSLTSVGFGNVSANTDTEKIFSICTMLIGALMHAVVFGNVTAIIQRMYARRFLYHSRTRDLRDYIRIHRIPKPLKQRMLEYFQATWAVNNGIDTTELLQSLPDELRADIAMHLHKEVLQLPLFEAASRGCLRALSLALRPAFCTPGEYLIHQGDALQALYFVCSGSMEVLKGGTVLAILGKGDLIGCELPRREQVVKANADVKGLTYCVLQCLQLTGLHESLALYPEFAPRFSRGLRGELSYNLGAGGGPAEADTSSLSGDNTLMSTLEEKETDGEQGPAASPAPADEPSSPLLSPGCTSSSSAAKLLSPRRTAPRPRLRSRGRPGRAGASQAEAGPSVHPRSLEGLQLPSVPWNVPPDLSPRVVDGIEDGCGSDQPKFSFRVGQPGPECSSSPSPGPENGLLTVPLGPSEARNTDTLDKLRQAVTELSEQVLQMREGLQSLRQAVQQVLAPHGEGPCLRASGEGPCLAGTSGLLQPLCVDTGTSSYCLQPPAASVLSGTWPHPRPGPPPLVAPWPWGPPASQSSPWPRATAFWTPTSDSEPPASAELCPEPSTPGSPAPEEGARTGPPEPTNQAEAASTGEPPPGSGGLALPWEPHSLEMVLIGCHGSGTVQWTQEEGTGV
- the KCNH3 gene encoding potassium voltage-gated channel subfamily H member 3 isoform X3 translates to MPAMRGLLAPQNTFLDTIATRFDGTHSNFVLGNAQVAGLFPVVYCSDGFCDLTGFSRAEVMQRGCACSFLYGPDTSELVRQQIRKALDEHKEFKAELILYRKSGLPFWCLLDVIPIKNEKGEVALFLVSHKDISDTKNRGGPDNWKETGGGRRRYGRAGAKGFNANRRRSRAVLYHLSGHLQKQPKGKHKLNKGVFGEKPNLPEYKVAAIRKSPFILLHCGALRATWDGFILLATLYVAVTVPYSVCVSTAREPSAARSAPSVCDLAVEVLFILDIVLNFRTTFVSKSGQVVFAPKSICLHYVTTWFLLDVIAALPFDLLHAFKVNVYFGAHLLKTVRLLRLLRLLPRLDRYSQYSAVVLTLLMAVFALLAHWVACVWFYIGQLEIESSASELPEIGWLQELARRLETPYYLVGRSPVAGNSSGQNDNCSSVSGEANRTGLELLGGPSLRSAYITSLYFALSSLTSVGFGNVSANTDTEKIFSICTMLIGALMHAVVFGNVTAIIQRMYARRFLYHSRTRDLRDYIRIHRIPKPLKQRMLEYFQATWAVNNGIDTTELLQSLPDELRADIAMHLHKEVLQLPLFEAASRGCLRALSLALRPAFCTPGEYLIHQGDALQALYFVCSGSMEVLKGGTVLAILGKGDLIGCELPRREQVVKANADVKGLTYCVLQCLQLTGLHESLALYPEFAPRFSRGLRGELSYNLGAGGGPAEADTSSLSGDNTLMSTLEEKETDGEQGPAASPAPADEPSSPLLSPGCTSSSSAAKLLSPRRTAPRPRLRSRGRPGRAGASQAEAGPSVHPRSLEGLQLPSVPWNVPPDLSPRVVDGIEDGCGSDQPKFSFRVGQPGPECSSSPSPGPENGLLTVPLGPSEARNTDTLDKLRQADGGQA
- the KCNH3 gene encoding potassium voltage-gated channel subfamily H member 3 isoform X4, with the protein product MPAMRGLLAPQNTFLDTIATRFDGTHSNFVLGNAQVAGLFPVVYCSDGFCDLTGFSRAEVMQRGCACSFLYGPDTSELVRQQIRKALDEHKEFKAELILYRKSGLPFWCLLDVIPIKNEKGEVALFLVSHKDISDTKNRGGPDNWKETGGGRRRYGRAGAKGFNANRRRSRAVLYHLSGHLQKQPKGKHKLNKGVFGEKPNLPEYKVAAIRKSPFILLHCGALRATWDGFILLATLYVAVTVPYSVCVSTAREPSAARSAPSVCDLAVEVLFILDIVLNFRTTFVSKSGQVVFAPKSICLHYVTTWFLLDVIAALPFDLLHAFKVNVYFGAHLLKTVRLLRLLRLLPRLDRYSQYSAVVLTLLMAVFALLAHWVACVWFYIGQLEIESSASELPEIGWLQELARRLETPYYLVGRSPVAGNSSGQNDNCSSVSGEANRTGLELLGGPSLRSAYITSLYFALSSLTSVGFGNVSANTDTEKIFSICTMLIGALMHAVVFGNVTAIIQRMYARRFLYHSRTRDLRDYIRIHRIPKPLKQRMLEYFQATWAVNNGIDTTELLQSLPDELRADIAMHLHKEVLQLPLFEAASRGCLRALSLALRPAFCTPGEYLIHQGDALQALYFVCSGSMEVLKGGTVLAILGKGDLIGCELPRREQVVKANADVKGLTYCVLQCLQLTGLHESLALYPEFAPRFSRGLRGELSYNLGAGGGPAETPAP